Genomic segment of Dehalococcoidia bacterium:
AGTGAGCACTCCAGTGGATTGTGCTGCCTCCAACAGCGTTGTACATCAGTGGCGCTATCGGAGAGTCTTTGTCATTGACAGGGTAGTCTTCCGGAAGGTTCCTGAAGTTCGGGTCAGGATTGAAGTCAGTCTGGCGATGTATCTCCCAGTCCTGCTGGTTGGACGGATAGTTGGATGGATTTGTCCACCCTCCCTGTTCCAGGCACAGAACGCTGAACCCATCTTTCGCCAGGCTCCAGGCGAACGCCGCGCCCGAAGCGCCGGCCCCTATGATTACAACATCCTGTCTTTCGCCTCCGTTGCCCATGAATCAACCCCTGTTTCTTCGCGCGGTCACAACACGCGTCTGAATGCTGGTCACCCGGAGTGAGATCGAGATCGTCATTCGTCCTGTTCCTCGTTGCGTGAGTATATATCACAGCTTGTCGACATGCCCGCCGTGTTTTACCATATACGAACGCGGCTGAGAGATGTCTAATCTGTGCATCGCCTCTCAGTCGCTTTGGTTATGTCGGAGCGTCCCAATGACTCAGCGCCAGCAATTCCTCACTCCAGAAGGTCGCGACCAACTACAGGAGGAACTCCACCAGCTCCGTACCGTACGTCGTCCTGATGTCGCCGCCCGCATTCACGTGGCAACTGAAAGCGGCGGTACCGTTGACAACGCCGAGTATGAGGAAGTCAAGAACGAACAGGCATTTGTCGAGGGGCGCATCAGGGACCTCGAACAGTTATTGAACAACGCAATCGTGGCCGAGCGAAGTCCTGAGTCGGAGGGCCAGGTCCAGTTCGGGTCCGCCGTA
This window contains:
- the greA gene encoding transcription elongation factor GreA, with protein sequence MTQRQQFLTPEGRDQLQEELHQLRTVRRPDVAARIHVATESGGTVDNAEYEEVKNEQAFVEGRIRDLEQLLNNAIVAERSPESEGQVQFGSAVTVKTERGQNRSYQLVGSAEARPLEGKISNESPVGQALFDRRVGDVIEVSTPSGVQKLTIVAIE